From the genome of Diachasmimorpha longicaudata isolate KC_UGA_2023 chromosome 19, iyDiaLong2, whole genome shotgun sequence:
CCTCATCTCAAATTCAGTATCAGATTGCGCTGGTGAACTTGGCCTAGAATCCCGGTTCCTTTTaatgtagaaaataaaaaaaaaacatcaattttACCATTACATCAACAACTAAGTGTCCAGTGTTGTCAGCGTGGTGAGCATGTAGAGTATTTCAAGCGATTTTCAAACGTTTTCAAATGTTTTCAAATATACATTTCGACAGAGAATCGAAAGAATTGagctatttttttctcgttttttttttctgctgactatttccaaaaaatttaactATTTGTATTCCTACTACATGCCTACAAAACCATTCCATCAAATATCTACTCATCATTTCATCCCAATAACTCACTTAGTTATCTCCGTGTcgctgaaaaaatggaaatcagTGTCCGGAGGGGGACTGGACACCTCAACAGGAGTCGTCTCCTTCTCTGATTCGCCCTGAGTGCTCTCAGCAACAGCTACCTCACTCTCACTGACTTCAGTCTGACTGCTACTTTCATTGGAGGTCTTCCTCTGGGAGCCCTTCTTCTTCATGATACTCTTCCTCTTCCTCTTTCTCTTCGACATCGCCTGGGTCTTCACCTCCTTCTTCACCTCCTCCTTGATAGTCTTGTTCTCAGCACAGGGAATGGACTCGtcacttgatttttctttgaCACTGCCCTGGGGATCGTCAGTGATGGGCCTGAAGTCGTTGTTCACGACGCTGATCTTTCGGATTCTCTCGGTGGATGTCACAGCAACGAAGGACTTCGGGGTGGAGACCACTGGCTTGGGCTCCTCCTCATCGATGTTGTCCATGTCGAAGATCTCTTCTTCGGTCGGTGGTGGGTTCTTCTCTTTCTCGTCTGTGGATCTCCAGTCATTGAGCAGAGCTTTCTCGAACGAGGGCCTCTGTTCAGCGGGTAACTCTGGAAAGTTCTCCTTGAAGAGACGTTCTCTGTCCTCGATCTTCAACGCTGAGTACTCGTCCCTGATCACCTGTTGTTTCTGAAGCGTCGACATTGTGCTAACGCTCTCCTTGAAGATTTTGTCACGTTCCTCGTATGTCATGGAGGCTATCAGCAGCCATTTGTCACGATCCTCAGTTGGAAGATCAGAGAATTGCTCGATGAGGAATTTCTCCCGCTGGTCTGGTGGCAATGAGGACATTCGCTCCAGTTTTTCACGCTCAATCGAGAGAACAGAGTCTCTCAGAATCTTCTCGTGCTGCTCTTTTGGCAAGTCAGAGAGCAGGTGGAACCTGGGGGGTGGAAAGCAGTTGTCGTCGGGGATAGGGGAGCACGCCAGGTGCGGCGGGATGTCGGTAGGGCGATGGAGACCATCATAAGGGACTTCCTCGACAAAGAAAGCTTCGCCTGAGTCCCCAAGTTTCATGTGAATTTGTTGAGCCTCACCATTTATTTCTATGTCCACCtagagaattatattttgaagaattcaaactaaattatttatcccccTGCGAGATAAGTTATTATTGAATGATGTTGATACTCACCACTTTCTCCCTTGACCTGAGCACCCCAAGCTTTCCAAATCTAACGTGAAACGGTGAACAGCTGAAGGAGCCATCCTCCTGCTCGACGACAATGACATCGATCGCACCAGTCAGCGTAGCAgcattaatttcattataaaaatctCGAAAATTGCTGATAAACTTTCCGATGTAGTTCATGCTGTACATTTTAACGTCAATCCTTCGGCTAGTCGCAAATTAATGTCGTAATTATTTTCAGCAATTTCTGATGCTATTCCGATAATTTCAGCATGAAATTACGTCTTCCCTTTGTCTGGACAGGCTCGAGCTGGTTTATTCAAACGCAGTCGTGTCTCATTCAATCATTTTCACACTGACAGTGACAGAATTACTCAATTACGTCGTCTCCGGTCATTTTGACTGGTCAAATCCTCTCTCGATCGTAATCACtcatcagtaaaaaaaaatctgactaATTATTTGTCCAGTGGTTCGGTCCCATCAACTGACAGATATGACAGAGTACAGGTGTCTCTTGGGACTTCCTCAGATGTCAAAAGACCTTTCGAGCACTTCCAATtgttcaaatgatttttgtttaaatggttaacgcaattttttaatcactttAACAGGTGCGACGAATGCGCAATTTTCGGCCCTTGAGGTCCTTTGTTCCTCGGGGGCTCTCCTGGGTTATCTCTCTGTTCACTGAGCCTAGCACCGGCCCtgcacacgttttccccaGCAGTGGGGGGAACCTCCTCCACGGAAACGTCAGTGATCACGTGGTACTGGTAAAGTCCAATGACAGCACTGTCCTATCGCCAGTGCGGTCGATAAAGATGGCTGGGACACGTGATCCCAAGAGCGGAATTTTCGACTTATCCGGAGTTGCTAAAACGTGATCGAACAACTggttatttaaatttcaatttcattttgcaGACAAGCTGATGACACTTGAGATGTTTTAGTTCCTAgttagctctgatatttcgtcaattaatttgcaaaataacatttttaacTACATATTCTTGttgataaacatttttaaatccTTCAGATTTAAGAGAAAAGccccagaaatatttttctccttgaATTTGCTAAAAAAATCTCCTCAATTTCTGTCTCATTCCtttcgaatttaaaaattaaaaaacgatTGACGTAAATGTAAATTAAACTCATGTTAATTTTATGCCTTGTAGGAGTCTAACTCTGCACTAACCGAATTCCATCGAGACATATTCTCGAAACCCAAAAAATTCtctacaaataaaaaatagaaattcgtGGAATTATGCAATCGAGAATGTTTCgtttaattcataaatttcgTTATTTCCGGTGTGTTTTACTGCACGTTCCTGTCAGATGATTAAAGGTAAATGGTTTAGACCACCTTCGTTCAGTGTCACGTTGCAAGTCTGGTGCTGCAAAGTATCATTAAGGTGATCtaacaaaatagaaaaaaaaatacgagaacTTGCAAGAAATAATTCCACACTTGATTGTCTATTATTTAAGCGTGACAATATTCTTATGAATATCCGTGGACATTGAACTGTTCTCTGAGACCGCGACCAGCTGGAGTACCACTGTCTGAGCAATTGAACGTTGTACCTCGGTTCATAAACAAATCAACGACTGAAAAGTCTTCCAAGATTATTTTATACGTGATTGACAGTGTCAGTATCAGCCCACATCGATGCATAACCGAGATTTTAACATatcaagatgaaaaaaaaatacgttgaCCTTCGGAAGCTTGACAAGTCATCGATTGATCGTTAGAATCATCAGCTGAGCAACCAAAGTAAACCCGTTTGTCGGTGGGACCATTTTTTGGCACATGAACAACACAGGAATTTCCACTTTTGCGAAATAGTCAGAGTCATTCTCGTCAGCTGGATGTTTTTCAAgtgaaaacaaataatttgaCAAGATGACAAAGTTTAGTAGTAAATATATTGTACAATTGTTGTTTTTAATCCAACAGATGGAGTAAATAAAAGTCTAATGCCATTTTTAATGTCACAAACATGTCAATTTACGAATTCAGTGATTTAgaacgaaagaaaattttctaaaaatgttCTAATTGAttaaaacaatttcatttaaatatgTTTTGTTCCTAAACATCTCCAGGAACTGCTGAATTAATCAAAAACGTGATTTTAATTCGTTAATATCGATTGACTCAGCGTCTGCCCCTtgacatttaaataaaaaaatccctgtTCAGTATTTCCTTCAACATCTGGAATATCTTCGCTGATTGACGATCCGCGAAATCTGATCAATCGACTAAACAATGTTACGTCACATTTGTTACATACATCCCATATGCGAATAAAATATCTCAGGGAAAGGCAGGTTGCTTTCCCATTGCGTCAACTATTACGACGATCTCTGGTTTTGCTCATCAAGTTAATCAACGTAGGAAACACTTATTGTTCACTCTTCTTGGCAACAACCATCAACAAACATGTTTATTTACTGTCACGAGCATTGTCGTTTGAAGGATGAATTTCTAGTCATTCAAATactaaaaatgaatattctctGAGGAAGAGGGGAAttacgaaaaattcatttgtgaATTCCCACGGATATTCGAGTTTAATGCGATTAGTCAACGCTTTGGGCTGTCAGCCAGACCAGTCCTGCCAAACCGGAAGCCCAGCTAGCTAGtctgttataaaaaaaaaaaataaatcccagAAGCTACTAATTAAAACGGTTTAAAACTTGCAGAGAAGTTAATTTGTTTATGTAATAATCAGTTACCTGATTACATtatatcaaaaaaattttaactgaaCACAGAAAGACAATAACAAAGAGCAAAAGttgagatgaataaaaattcatcgaattaACATAACGTAATAAtgttaattcaataataatgatttcGCATGAAATCTCATTATTCCATTCTTCTTAATTACAATTTCTTTATCAGAACGAGTTCCAACAATCCCCCCATAAATTTATCAAGGCTGCAGTGTCTGTCAAGGGGTCTGGCCACTTAATTTTCGTTATTCATAAACTAaagttgataaatatttactgTTTAATTATCCTACTCTCCCATTTATCCAAAAGCATAAAACTCCaacaaagacctattcattAAACCGAGTTCAACGCTCAGTTCCCATTAAACATTTATAATCAGGTGATTCCCTGACAGCGATtagtttttcttcattatccGCTTCGATTCTTAAACcgtttttgattgaaaaaatataccaCAAGTTCTCGATTCATTTGAGGCTTGACCCGTTGATAATAAATAGAATTGGAAATTGATCAAGGACAAAAAACACGACACACTTTCAAAAGAAACTCCCATTCAAGAggacatgaaataaaaatttctttggTACTCTTCACAGTGAAAAAGCCTGGAAAATCAGCAATTACTGATTTACTCTGGCAAGTTCATTAGTGAATTAGGACATAACACTCCTGATGTCTATTTGTACTCTTCCTTCCCCCTCCCGATGACAGAGACGTGACTAGTTTCTCCGTTCCcttaactcaaataatttagACAACTCGACTCTTGAcgagaatttcattaaaatagcGGAATTCATTCAGTAATTAAGGAAGATCGCGGTGGGATGATTAATCACTTATGACAATGATCTCTCATTGTTATTATACCTTCGCGATTCATGTCAGAACGCAAACGAGCGatgattttatcaataattttatcggCTAGACGTTGAGCAATTTTTGAGTTCATTCTCCTTTATCGGACATCGATAATTGAATCAAGAAATGACTTGACCCTTGGCCCTTGTCCAGTTTTCGCGGCCGTGGACGTGGCACAGAGAgtctattttcaattattcaatcccGGAAGAACGAGATATTCTAAATCTACATAAATAAAGCACATGATAATTTacttatttttcttcaaccgAACgacaaaaaatccccaaaaatttatAACTATTTGGCTCTCATTATTTATTGCATAATAAAACTCACAATCAACTGATCCAGCATTAGGTCCACTCCACtaacaaaatatttgaattaatCACTCTAGATAATCACGTTTACAGTTCAAAAATAACTGAGAAAGActttgaacaaaaaataacGTGCGCTCTTGGGGAGCGCTTGACTCTGACTGAAAGTTTTATCATCGAAACGGCGAAGTTACTTCAAACCAACGGGTGTACCCCCCGCCCATTTATAATAACGCTGTTTTCCTTCGTATAGTATTGTAACAATAACGTGTTGATGAACGTAAATCCAACACCATTGGCTGAAGCACGTCGAGCCTTTTATTTAAGCGAATCAACGGAATAACAAGATGATTCCACATTGAATGAGAAGGACTTGAATCGGGGGAGAGGGGACCACCAGGTGATGAAAGGCgacccatttttattttcaactggGCCCGTCGCAGTTTTCGAACGCAAGTCGGGATAAACAATATTCCTTTTACAAACTGATGTGGAGAACCTGTCGGAATAATAATTTCGATCACTTGATTGCACTTGAATTGTTGCAATGGAACATTGGAAACAGATTGACAATTTGTTATGGTTAATATATTATGTATTAAAATATGTAATGACGCGTCTGCACTGGAAACTGCAGATTTTCCTTTCCCACAAAGTGACTggacataaaaatttttataaccgCACGTTGCagcataaaaatgaaaaacatgtTTATTTGTGACGCAGAGGAGTCGGTAATTAACGACTCCAACATGTGCACTATTATTCccttttcatttcattattatatTTGCAACTCCTTGAGAATCGCGAGATTCTGCTTTCACTAGTGCACGTTATAATGACCGAAAGGTCGTTCGCCGATTGGTGCAGCACATACCGGACAACGGCGATATATCGATTATTACCGTCGCATTGCCATTGTTCTTCGAATATATTGCATGACCAGACTCATTAAACATAGCAGTGCAATGCAACCCGTGATAATATTTATCGCGAGAGGAAAGTACAGGCGTGATAAATAGAATTGTCGAGTGATTattgtttatgaaaaataaactacACGTGTTGTTGCTCCTGTTTCCGATGCACTTGGTTTTTTTGTATCGCAGTGGCCAGCTGAGGGTCACTGGCCTAATGTGCATTCACATTGTTCGGTTCACTTGTGGTTTGCAATTACATGTCTTGAACCGTCGATTTAGCAAGTGAAAGGAGCTTTCCACGATAATttcaagaaataataattttattttattaatttgaataaatttaatgagtaCTCTGTCCCCAGtgagattttataaaatcgggCATCACTAGCAAGATTAgtataaacaattttaatattaatggTCCGGGCTTATCTTAACGCTGTAACTCGTGATTACAAAAGGTCTAGATTTAAGACCTTCGATATTACCTTGTCATCGAAGGCCTGTTTTGATAATccattttgaataattgtgaAATACCTGAGGAATCagagaaaagggaaaaaacgaggattttgaaaaactgaaaattattacaaaatgaCAGGACaagtttacaacatttttcatgaataatttacAATCAATTCTGAAAATCGTCAATAAAAATCCTGCATTCAGACCGTTCCCAatcaagaattttatttttttttttcggatgtTTTGACCAAGTCCACTCAATTGTGAAAGAAAGTTACAAATCGAGGCTAGAAGAAGGGGTAACGCGTGTTCCAAAACCGTCCAATGAGCGTAGAGTACCTTTTGGGCTCAGCATCACCACATGTTATTAGTAAAAAACCATGGAAAAGAGACACGTGGTTAACACACCCACCGATTCTCGCTTTCTGATTGGTGGAGCATCACGCAATCGATTTGGAGGACAACCTGGGAATAACACGTCTGTTGTGCTGGGTATCAGCTTCACCAACACGTTTCCTGGTGCAGAGACCTCACGTGCAGCTCCACACGCACTCGTACGAAGAACATTTGTCGGATAAATTACCAACGACCCATTGAGTTGGATTTGAATAACAAAAACATGATTGCAACAGACCTCGTGGTCGTCACTGGTCGAATAACAAATGGGAAATTGTTAACGTCGAGAAATGCGGTTGAGTCATTTGTTTACTCAGCAGGAATGATACTGCAATGGAGAATTCACGTGTCGAGGTTTAGCTTCAATGCGACACAAAGAGGTGATaacaatttattgaatttatgcgGTTGACAAGTGGAAATGAGGAAGTCAAGTGGGTTCAGCTACTCTTGGCAGAGCTGATTATGGTGCCAATAGTGATTACTTTACCCCACGATAAATAAACTATTGGATTAATCATTCGCAGGTGTGAAACACTCGACGAACTTACCACTTTCGACGAGCAAATGACATTCAACTTAATTGGGTACCATAATGAGTGTTCACTCACTGATTTCTGATAAGACATTCCCCAACAATAATTTTGTGCTTTTGCAAACGTCAGATTACCCAAAGACATGAACAAATTACCAAGAACCTTGACTTTGCAACCGTTGAGGATTCGTCATGCACTCGTATCGTCATGTTGGATGCTCATCATGTTTACGACCTGAAAACAGTTGCGTAAGACATCAGCATAGCTCGATCCCTTTCTCAGACGCAAGTTAAATTAGTCTGCTCAACGGTTGCTGATTCATTAGTCAGATTGACGCGTGAACAATTTGCTATCGTCATCGTTGCCAATTTCCGGGGAATcgtttgatgaatttttacgagcTTTTGATGGAGGTGGTTCGTCAATTTGTCCTCATCATGGGTCAGTTTAATAGGGCTGATTATATCGTTTGGAGTTTATCTTTGTTGAAGAACTTTAGCAGTTTTCTGATAACGAAATTGTTATCAACGAACGATAATTCGGACCACGCACCAGGAGACTAGCTTGGGTTTTACTCCAGGAGAGGTCAGGAGTGTCTAGACAACCAATTATTAATAGaccacaacaattttttaaatttttctctggaTAATTGTCTGTCATCCTCTTTAATTAGCGGATCTGAATGTCCTCGAGGGATAAAAACGAAGGGATTCCCCTAAATGCACCAGGAATGTCTCTAATGTTAAGAAACTACACCCATAAAATCCTTAATCCTTTCAATCAACAAAACTCATTAAAAGAAGAAGCGACCTCGATACCTCGTGCCCTAAAAAATACGCCACACATCCAGAGAAAGCGTTCGCGTTTGGATAGCAGGTCATCAGAGCACTCGGTCAAAAAACAGAGAAAGTGAAACTCACTAACTCCACAGAAATCTCGTTCACGAGGTCATCGAGAGTAGAATCAGGGTTTAACTGAAAGTGAGAGTGATCCCGAGGTCATTGGACTTCTCCCCAGCTTTCACAAGCTGTCAAGGTCAAGCGTGGTTGGTATGAGACCAGTGGAAGACAGCATCACCTTCTCCAGCTGGAATGATTTAGctgaaaaatatccaattaTCGATTTCTTATCGAATATGTCGATCAGTTCTGAACGACGAGGATTCAAAGTCTCTATCAATGTACCATCCTTCAGAAAAAAACGTTATCTTGATTCATTGATATGATTTGGATCGAATACCGAGTGCCTGCTGGTGGGCAAAAAATGTCGATTAAGAGAAGACCACTGAGATCAAAGTAGACTGGGCAATCGACCAGTGGTACGTTTCATAAATGAACAGATAAGATACGAGTTACGTGTAATAAAAATTCGTCGGTGGGCTATTTCCTCATTAAACGATTACAGTCTTTCCTGAGGAGATagcagaaaaaaatacgaattcctggaaattttttggccagagttatcaatttttttggaaacttCAAATCCATTGCTATTGTTTATCATCACGTGAAGATACATGTGCTTTCATTTTGGTAATAATAGGACAACAATTAATTAGAGTTTAAATTAAGCTCTTCAACTGCACgcgaaattatgattttttggaGTGCAGTGATTGTTTTGGTAGCTCTGGGGGCTCAAGTTCAAAGTCACGAGGATGTGGTGAATTCTGAACTTGAAGGGGAAGGGTAAGTTCTGTTCAATGGACAGCAAATCTACAGTGAAAGGGTGTGAATCTCCCACTTTGAATGACCTGTTTATCTGCTTGTGTTGATTTTTCTTGAAGCTTTATTTCTGAGATGAAACAAATAACGGAAGTCGACCTTAACGACCTCTTCGACAAAGCCCTTCCATTGATCCAGGAGACAATTATCACGACAGGCTTGGACCCCCTCAGTATGCCAGACCAAATCCTATCCGCTGGTTACATTGTAAATATAAAATGCCTGATATGCCTGATATTGACAGCCCTAAAcgatcagaaaattattttttcttcaacttccAGCCAGGATTGAATCCAAAGATCCAGTTACAACGTGGCTGGGTCCAGCAGGGCTCGACGATCCGGAGAAATGGGGATGTTATCGTTCGATACAGCAATAAAGTTATAGATTTCGATGCTGCACTCAGCTGGGATCACTTAGACGTAATTATCTGAGATATCATTAAGGTCTAGTTAATTATTGTTGATGAATTTAGTAGACAGAAGAGGTAGTCAAACGTCATAAGTCTCCGTTGCCAGGGGAGGGTCCAATCGATCAGAATTGAAGATCAGAAACGAAATCTAAAATTTATAAACTTCTTCTGGAGCTAATCCACTTTTTCCACATGTACATCAGGATTTTTTGCAATGctcattataaattaattaatgacgaTGGAAACTCCTAGGTGACCTATGCCTACACCTTACGCTACCTCCTCCTGACCCGGAAGGGCGACTTCGACGGTCGTTTTGATGACGTCAAGGTCCAAGTAATCGGTTCTTTCAACATCAACACTCGGAAAATTAAGCTACGATTCTTGAAAATCACTGACATCGGGTAATTACTTTTCTTGCGCAACACGAGACGATTAAGATTGATAATCTCATATCAATGACTTAATTTCAGACGCTTTTCACTGAAGATACACGGCCACCTACTCGATCACGTTCTAAATGCTCTCGGAAAAGTTGTCAGCGTCTTCTGCAGAGATTTGCTCGTTCGCGAAATTGAGTACAGATTTGAGTTGGGACTTCAGGAGAAGATCAAAGAGATCAATGACTTGATACCAGAGCCATACGGGCTGTTTATTCAACTACCCCCGGAGGAGTTGGAAGCTGATGCCGTAAATGTTCATTATCGAGTTAGGGCTGATAACTTTAATCAAGTGATTATGTAgaaattatgtaattttttggaaataaataattatggtTAATAGACACAGAGAAACTTTGAATTCCGAATGTTTCTAAGGGACATCCTCATCATTGATCCCTCAAGATTGGGGGAAAagctataaataaatttgaaaaatcagaattccaggaataaattatcaa
Proteins encoded in this window:
- the LOC135171290 gene encoding uncharacterized protein LOC135171290 isoform X1, giving the protein MIFWSAVIVLVALGAQVQSHEDVVNSELEGEGFISEMKQITEVDLNDLFDKALPLIQETIITTGLDPLSMPDQILSAGYIPGLNPKIQLQRGWVQQGSTIRRNGDVIVRYSNKVIDFDAALSWDHLDVTYAYTLRYLLLTRKGDFDGRFDDVKVQVIGSFNINTRKIKLRFLKITDIGRFSLKIHGHLLDHVLNALGKVVSVFCRDLLVREIEYRFELGLQEKIKEINDLIPEPYGLFIQLPPEELEADAVNVHYRVRADNFNQVIM
- the LOC135171290 gene encoding uncharacterized protein LOC135171290 isoform X2, whose amino-acid sequence is MCFHFVIVLVALGAQVQSHEDVVNSELEGEGFISEMKQITEVDLNDLFDKALPLIQETIITTGLDPLSMPDQILSAGYIPGLNPKIQLQRGWVQQGSTIRRNGDVIVRYSNKVIDFDAALSWDHLDVTYAYTLRYLLLTRKGDFDGRFDDVKVQVIGSFNINTRKIKLRFLKITDIGRFSLKIHGHLLDHVLNALGKVVSVFCRDLLVREIEYRFELGLQEKIKEINDLIPEPYGLFIQLPPEELEADAVNVHYRVRADNFNQVIM